One window of the Carnobacterium maltaromaticum DSM 20342 genome contains the following:
- a CDS encoding collagen-like triple helix repeat-containing protein, producing MNERETILPGGYVIQTSKGIIRSADGIAESIVIYPDGLHFSDAEIQDIKTRLGVINGEKGEKGDKGEKGEKGDRGEQGLQGIQGVKGETGARGLQGIQGIQGVKGEKGDPGPTVGGDPIFLTKIGSVE from the coding sequence ATGAATGAACGAGAAACCATTTTGCCGGGTGGATATGTAATTCAAACGAGCAAAGGCATTATACGAAGTGCCGATGGAATAGCTGAATCAATTGTAATCTATCCAGACGGTCTTCATTTTAGTGATGCAGAAATTCAAGATATAAAAACGCGACTAGGAGTCATAAATGGTGAAAAAGGAGAAAAAGGGGATAAGGGAGAGAAAGGCGAAAAAGGAGATAGAGGAGAGCAAGGATTGCAAGGAATCCAAGGTGTAAAAGGTGAAACAGGTGCTCGCGGTTTACAAGGAATACAAGGTATACAGGGAGTGAAAGGTGAAAAAGGAGATCCTGGGCCTACAGTGGGAGGTGATCCAATATTTCTAACTAAAATAGGGTCAGTGGAATAG
- a CDS encoding prophage endopeptidase tail family protein — translation MKPLIVKTKEHEEILIDFQDFQYEWQKNEVNQISFSIVETEWNKFGYFLLSDDESIIFNDQEYLIKNCNPKTNGSKSVKAITAMHIYYDCKYVYQYDVKEGVKTYSIQDILHFYFDGNAKGYSWEVIGEFPKVEVDNLGNGSGKECVDMCIEKFNCVVEMNNKHIRLIDEELWKIMTDHEFVYYYNTDDIQLTSTSTDIYNITKCFGKKKEDGSDYFAPFIYRSEASIERWGEKPGPAVSDERFTDAAAMKEKAKASLQDQPAVTLSVQYKGKEPVKPGEVWILNHKKMNFLDDVVVSGIRSYSYSSSQFQEVILSNSKKDMLRIQLAMEKASANSSFILNNSYKFVSDNIPETIKKASMDVNKSNQAIEFLESGLKSKWSEQDVKDYYE, via the coding sequence ATGAAACCATTGATTGTAAAAACCAAGGAGCATGAAGAAATTCTGATAGACTTTCAAGATTTCCAATATGAATGGCAAAAAAATGAAGTGAATCAAATTAGCTTTTCAATTGTGGAAACAGAATGGAATAAATTCGGCTATTTTCTATTAAGTGATGATGAAAGTATCATTTTTAACGATCAAGAATACCTTATTAAAAATTGTAATCCTAAAACAAATGGAAGCAAGTCCGTTAAAGCCATTACTGCAATGCACATCTATTATGATTGTAAGTATGTGTATCAGTATGACGTTAAAGAGGGAGTGAAAACATACAGTATTCAAGACATTTTACATTTTTATTTTGATGGAAATGCAAAGGGGTATTCCTGGGAAGTCATTGGAGAATTTCCAAAAGTTGAGGTGGATAATTTAGGAAATGGCAGTGGGAAAGAATGCGTGGATATGTGTATCGAGAAATTTAATTGTGTTGTTGAAATGAATAATAAACACATTCGGTTAATCGATGAAGAATTGTGGAAAATTATGACAGATCACGAATTTGTTTATTACTACAATACGGACGATATTCAGCTCACGTCAACAAGTACGGATATTTACAACATTACGAAATGTTTTGGCAAGAAAAAAGAAGACGGTAGCGATTATTTCGCACCGTTTATTTATCGTTCAGAGGCAAGTATTGAACGATGGGGAGAAAAGCCAGGTCCAGCTGTAAGTGATGAACGGTTTACAGATGCAGCTGCTATGAAGGAAAAAGCAAAAGCGAGTTTACAAGATCAACCAGCTGTTACGTTGTCAGTTCAATACAAAGGGAAAGAACCCGTTAAGCCTGGGGAAGTCTGGATATTAAATCATAAAAAAATGAACTTTTTAGATGATGTTGTGGTGAGTGGAATACGCAGCTATTCCTATAGTAGCAGTCAATTTCAAGAGGTCATTTTAAGCAATAGTAAAAAAGACATGTTGCGGATTCAACTCGCAATGGAAAAGGCGAGCGCTAATAGTTCATTTATTTTAAATAACTCGTACAAGTTTGTTAGTGACAATATACCGGAGACAATAAAAAAAGCCTCGATGGACGTCAACAAATCAAACCAGGCAATTGAATTTTTAGAAAGCGGACTGAAAAGTAAGTGGAGTGAACAGGATGTGAAAGATTACTATGAATGA
- a CDS encoding phage tail domain-containing protein, with translation MKDRTLKILKHGRETDQTELSGLHFLDCVISAPNLIAEYEVFQGVDGDQDNGARYGPRTVTANYYFETMDGFDYELACHEVWRAFFDKEPYYIVDSINPGMKMFVRPKPFEFSRLNLMDMKFTIEFDLFKGFRESLLTSTNPKLFKEEAWQFGMNLLTADDLTYTHSTNRFLIYNPSDTVISPFQHHELDIVLTCEGNPAITNKTTNDYFEYNQNLSKSDVLLLTKVSRFLNDKPCGRNTNHGVITLAKGWNEIEVTRCSNLTITFDFSFLYF, from the coding sequence AAAGACAGAACATTAAAAATCTTGAAACATGGACGTGAAACAGACCAAACAGAATTATCTGGTCTTCATTTTTTGGATTGTGTGATTTCAGCGCCTAATCTGATAGCAGAATATGAAGTTTTTCAAGGAGTAGACGGTGATCAAGATAATGGGGCGCGATATGGACCCCGAACCGTTACAGCAAATTATTACTTTGAAACGATGGACGGTTTCGATTACGAATTAGCATGCCATGAAGTTTGGCGTGCTTTTTTTGATAAAGAACCTTATTACATTGTTGATTCAATCAATCCAGGTATGAAAATGTTTGTACGTCCAAAGCCTTTTGAATTTTCAAGATTAAATCTGATGGATATGAAATTTACAATTGAGTTTGATCTGTTTAAAGGGTTTAGGGAGTCGTTGTTAACGTCCACGAACCCGAAACTTTTTAAAGAAGAAGCCTGGCAATTTGGAATGAACTTGTTGACTGCAGATGATCTCACTTACACGCATTCAACGAACCGCTTTCTAATTTACAACCCTAGTGATACTGTAATTAGTCCTTTTCAACACCATGAGTTAGATATAGTTCTGACTTGTGAAGGGAATCCGGCAATTACAAATAAAACAACAAATGATTATTTTGAATACAATCAAAATTTATCTAAATCCGATGTGTTGTTATTAACCAAAGTTTCTCGTTTCTTAAACGATAAACCTTGCGGACGTAACACGAATCATGGCGTTATAACCTTAGCGAAAGGGTGGAATGAAATTGAAGTCACTAGATGCTCGAATCTTACGATCACATTTGATTTTTCATTCCTTTATTTTTAG